The nucleotide sequence GAACAACCCGACCGCGTCGTGCTCCCCGAGCAGTTCAAGCAATCGGTCGATAGCTGCCTCAGTCTGCTGTTCGTCAGCGTAGTACAGCATCTCTGTCAGGGAGTCGACACTGATGCGTCGCTTGCCGTCGTGATTCGACAGAAACTCCCGTGTCTCCGCGACGATCCCGTCGAAGTCATCGGGCGCAGAGACGTATCGGACGTCGTCGCTCCGGCGGCGCGTGTACCCGCGCTCGACCGAAAGCGCGTCGAGGATCGTCGCCGTCGACTCGTCGACCTCGTAGTGTTCGATCTTCTGGGACACCTCGCGGGCAGTGGTCCGCGTCGAAACGACCAGGAAGTGATCGGTGTCGGTCGAGAGGAAATCAGTGTCGACGCGGTCGGTTTCTCCAGTGCTCGGGTGAATCAACAGAATGCCCGTCCCGCCCGGGACGGTCTCCGGCGCGCCGTCGATCGCCAGGGTGTAGTCCATCTCTGGCCGTTCTGGGGGCGGGGATCGCCTTAAGGATGCTGTTCCCCGCGATTAGAACACGCTGTCGGCAGTCGCCGCCCCGACGACGCTGAAGATCGCGCCGACGCTGACCACCCGGAGTGTGATCTCGAATTGTTCGAGCAGAGACTCCCCTTGAAGGAACGACGCGGGCGCGTTAAGCAGGATCGCCAGCAGCGCCACCGAACCGAAAGCCACTGAGATAAGCGAGAGAAACCGAAGCGGCAGCCCGGCGACCTCCGCTTCCGAATCCGGGTCGCGGTCGTCGTCGGCCTGATAGAGCGCACCATAGCCAATCACGGCGACGAGGACGGCCGTCGCCAGGGCGTGGACCCGCGTCATTCCCCGGGCCAACGTCCAGACCTCCTCGGTCACGACGAACGGCCCCGCCAACAGGAACCCACCCACGATCTGCTGGGCTGTGTCTGCCAGTTTGTATCGCGGCGGTCCGACCATAGC is from Halorhabdus sp. BNX81 and encodes:
- a CDS encoding DUF2391 domain-containing protein; this translates as MVGPPRYKLADTAQQIVGGFLLAGPFVVTEEVWTLARGMTRVHALATAVLVAVIGYGALYQADDDRDPDSEAEVAGLPLRFLSLISVAFGSVALLAILLNAPASFLQGESLLEQFEITLRVVSVGAIFSVVGAATADSVF